A region of the Dickeya chrysanthemi NCPPB 402 genome:
CGGTTTTCAGCAGATCGAGAAAATCGGCGCCTTTGGTCGCTTCCGCCTTATACGCCTCCGGGAAACCGGGTTGGTCCACCAGGCGTTGACCCGGCGCCACGAATAAACTCCCTGCCCCCCCCACCACCAGATAGCGTTTCACTCCCGCGGCGCGTACCGCCTCGATCAAAATATCCGGGTCGCTGCTGGTAAAGTGCACCGAACTGATGACCGCATCGTGGCCTGCCAGCAGGGCCGTTAGCCCGGCAACGTCAAAAACATCCCCTTGTTTGGCGGTCACGCCCGGCAGCGAGGCAATCTTTTCCGGGTGGCGGGCGATAGCGGTTATCTGGTGGCCACGTTCAGACAGTTCTTTGAGAATTTGTGAGCCAGCGTTGCCGGAAGCGCCGATAAGTGCAATATGAGCCATGTTCTGTTCCTTATATACCCGTCATACTTCAAGTTGCAGGCCCGTTGGCTTTCCTCGCTCACCCCAGTCACTTACTGATGTAAGCTCCAGGGGATTCACTGCGTCGCCGCCTTCCTGCAACTCGAATTATTTAGGGTAATGTCTTCATTAATGGAAAAGTCTACTATGTAGACCAATGGAGGGATTATGCGTAAGGTCTAATCGTTGCGCAAGAAGTTACCCGTGTGTTATCTGGTCACCAAAAGCTGACTATTGTGGAGTATGCGATGCCAAAAACCGTGGTTGAAAAAGAGGTTTTTATCTTTGAACAGGCTTGTCCAATACGTGATGTACTCGATCGTATCGGCGATCAGTGGAGCTTGCTGGTGCTGGAAACCCTCAGTGGCGGCACGCTGCGGTTTAATGAGCTGATGCGCAATATCGGCGATATTTCCAGGCAAATGCTCTCCAAAACGTTAAAACTACTTGAGCAAGATGGCTTCATCAGCCGTACGGTTTACGCTGAGGTTCCGCCTCGGGTGGAATATCAGCTCACCGAGCTTGGGCGCTCTTTTTTACAACCCATGAAAATGTTGGTGGAATGGGCGGATGCGCATCACCGTACGATTTGTGAAGCGCGCAAAACCTATGAGCAAAAAACAGATAACACCTGACATCAACGGGCGACTGAGCGCCCGCGCGATAATTGCCAATGCTGCTGGCATGTAATCGATAGTAAGAGCCTATCCCAGTAGGCGTTATTGGCGCAGCCAGTTTGGACTCGGGAAGCCGCGGAGAAACCGGAGCGTACACGTAGTACGTGAGGGTTTCGAGCACTGCCCAAGGCCAAAATGGCAAGTGAAATAGCCCTAATGGGATAGGCTCTAAGACCATACGATTGCCATTCAGGCGGTAGCGGCCTTGTGTTGCTCAAGGCCGCGTCTGATACTCTGATACAAGTAGCGGGTTAGACCGCTTCTGTCGTCACTTTGATTTCCCCGCGCGCCAGTTGGTCGCGCTCCATGGATTCAAATAGCGCCTTGAAGTTGCCTTCGCCGAATCCCTCGTCCCCATCCCGCTCGATGAACTCAAAAAACAGCGGGCCGATCATCGTTTCCGAGAAAATTTGCAGCAGGAGTTTTTTCTGCCCGTTACGGGTATTGCCGTCAATCAGAATGCCGCGTGCCTGTAGTGCTGCGGTATCACGGCCGTGCCCAGGCAGGCGTTCTTCCACCATACGGTAATAAGTCTCTGATGGTGCAGTCATCAGCGGTAACCCTGCCTGACGTAACTGATCGATCGAGGTCAGAATATCGTCGGTTTGCATCGCGATATGCTGGATACCTTCGCCATTAAACCGACGCAGAAATTCCTGAATTTGCCCATTGCTGCCCTCTGCTTCTTCATTCAGCGGAATACGGATTTTACCGTCAGGGGCCGCCATCGCTTTGGAGTGCAATCCTGTATATTCCCCTGCAATATCAAAATAACGAATCTGCCGGAAATTAAATATTCGGGTATAGAATTCAGACCAGTAATCCATTCTTCCCTGATAGACGTTATTGGTCAGGTGATCAATGGTATGCAGTCCAAATCCCTGCGGATTTCTTTCTACGCCGGGAATAAATGAAAAATCAATATCAAAAATATCAATATCCGTATGATATTTTTCGACGAAATAAATTCTTGAACCGCCGATGCCTTCGATAGCCGGCACCCGAATTTCCCCCGGATTGACGGTCTGCTCTACTGGTTTTGCGCCGGACTGAAGCGCCCGCTCATAAGCCCGGTGTGCGTCTTTGACATAAAAACCCACGCCGCAGGCCCCGGCGCCATGCTCCTGTAAAAAGGTCTGTGGAAAACCGGTGGCTGTATTATTGACAAGGAAATTGATGTTGTTCTGCCGAAAGAGTGCAATATCACGGTGGCGATGGTGTGCAACACAGGTAAAACCCAGCGAAACGAATAATGTTGAGAGTGTTTCTGGGGTATCGGTAACAAACTCGACAAAAGCAAATCCATTCAAATCGAGAGGGTTGATTACTAATTCAGTCATACTATTTCCTTTGTCCATAAAGGAGGTGCATAAAATAAACCGGTGACAGACATGTCAAAATAAATAATAGCGTCATTACTCATTTTCGGATAACAAGTTTTTCTTATTAAAAGGGTAATTAATAAATTCAAAGTAGTTTCATCTATTAATATTTACTCCCCAGGGAATAAATAATCGGTTGAACAGCCAAGGCTTGACGCTCGATCATGAATTGGCCCGAATGTATCGATAAATGACCTTTGGGCCACTGCCGGTGACGTGGGTTTTTAAGCAGAATAACGGTAATCCGCCATTTTTGTCTTAAAAAAGAGGAACACCACGATGAACATTACCCAGATCAGGAACGCGACGCTGAAAATTGGCTTTGCCGGTAAAACGTTTCTCATCGACCCGATGCTGGCCGAAAAAGGCGCTTATCCCGGTTTTGAAGGGACGCTGAACAGCCATTTGCGTAACCCGTTGGTGGATCTGCCCGTTACGCTGGAGAGCCTGTTTGCCGGTGTAGATGCGGTAATTGTCACCCATACCCATCTTGATCATTGGGATGATGTCGCCGCCGCCCAACTGCCGAAATCATTACCGATATTTACCCAGCATGAGCACGATCAAAGCCTGATTCGGGCCGCCGGGTTTGGAGATGTCCGGCTGTTAAGCGAGCAGGGTACTTTTGGCGATATCACTCTGAGTAAAACACCGGGCCAACATGGCAGCGATGCCATTATGGAAAAACTGGGCGACAGGTTGGGTGAGGTATGCGGCGTCGTGCTGCGCCATCCGCAGGAAAAAACGCTGTGTCTGGCGGGCGATACCGTCTGGAATGCGGACGTGGCGGAAAATCTGCGTCGCTATGTGCCAGAAGTGATTGTGCTCAATTGCGGCGATGCACAGGTCGTCGGCCTGGGATCGATCATCATGAACCAGCAGGATGTGCTGGCCGTGGCGCAGCACGCACCGAATGCAACCCTCATCGCCAGCCACATGGAAGCGGTTAACCATTCGGCGTTGAGCCGTGCGGCTCTGGCGGATTTTTTGCAGCAAAACGGTGTGGCGCATCAGGTATTAATCCCGGCTGATGGCGAGTCCTGTATGCTGTAGCGGGTATGATAAACGGGCGGCGATAACGCAGGGGAGAATGCAACGTGAGTAAGCCTATTCCGTCGGTCGCGGTAGTCGCCTGCGATCAGTTCAGCCCGTTTCATTTATCGGTGCCCTGCATGATTTTCGGCGATGTACTGCCGGGACAACCGTTATTCAGGTTGCATCTTTGCGCTGGTGAAGGTGGTGTGTTGCGTTCCGCCCAGGGGTTG
Encoded here:
- a CDS encoding winged helix-turn-helix transcriptional regulator, whose product is MPKTVVEKEVFIFEQACPIRDVLDRIGDQWSLLVLETLSGGTLRFNELMRNIGDISRQMLSKTLKLLEQDGFISRTVYAEVPPRVEYQLTELGRSFLQPMKMLVEWADAHHRTICEARKTYEQKTDNT
- a CDS encoding NAD(P)-dependent oxidoreductase, which encodes MAHIALIGASGNAGSQILKELSERGHQITAIARHPEKIASLPGVTAKQGDVFDVAGLTALLAGHDAVISSVHFTSSDPDILIEAVRAAGVKRYLVVGGAGSLFVAPGQRLVDQPGFPEAYKAEATKGADFLDLLKTVTDLDWTFLSPSMMFVHGERTGTFRLGKDDLLTNEQGSSISFADYAIALVDEVEKPQHIRQRFTVGY
- a CDS encoding MBL fold metallo-hydrolase, with amino-acid sequence MNITQIRNATLKIGFAGKTFLIDPMLAEKGAYPGFEGTLNSHLRNPLVDLPVTLESLFAGVDAVIVTHTHLDHWDDVAAAQLPKSLPIFTQHEHDQSLIRAAGFGDVRLLSEQGTFGDITLSKTPGQHGSDAIMEKLGDRLGEVCGVVLRHPQEKTLCLAGDTVWNADVAENLRRYVPEVIVLNCGDAQVVGLGSIIMNQQDVLAVAQHAPNATLIASHMEAVNHSALSRAALADFLQQNGVAHQVLIPADGESCML
- the hppD gene encoding 4-hydroxyphenylpyruvate dioxygenase, whose product is MTELVINPLDLNGFAFVEFVTDTPETLSTLFVSLGFTCVAHHRHRDIALFRQNNINFLVNNTATGFPQTFLQEHGAGACGVGFYVKDAHRAYERALQSGAKPVEQTVNPGEIRVPAIEGIGGSRIYFVEKYHTDIDIFDIDFSFIPGVERNPQGFGLHTIDHLTNNVYQGRMDYWSEFYTRIFNFRQIRYFDIAGEYTGLHSKAMAAPDGKIRIPLNEEAEGSNGQIQEFLRRFNGEGIQHIAMQTDDILTSIDQLRQAGLPLMTAPSETYYRMVEERLPGHGRDTAALQARGILIDGNTRNGQKKLLLQIFSETMIGPLFFEFIERDGDEGFGEGNFKALFESMERDQLARGEIKVTTEAV